A section of the Malania oleifera isolate guangnan ecotype guangnan chromosome 2, ASM2987363v1, whole genome shotgun sequence genome encodes:
- the LOC131147975 gene encoding clathrin heavy chain 1-like, whose translation MAAANAPITMKEVLTLPSIGINPQFITFTHVTMESDKYICVRETAPQNSVVIVDMSMPMQPLRRPITADSALMNPNSRILALKAQLPGTTQDHLQIFNIEMKAKLKSHQMPEQVVFWKWITPKMLGMVTQTSVFHWSIEGDSEPVKMFERTANLANNQIINYRCDPSEKWLVLIGIAPGAAERPQLVKGNMQLFSVDQQRSQALEAHAASFASFKVAGNENPSTLICFASKTTNAGQITSKLHVIELGAQPGKPAFTKKQADLFFPPDFADDFPVSMQISHKHSLIYVITKLGLLFVYDLESAAAVYRNRISPDPIFLTAEASSIGGFYAINRRGQVLLATVNEATIVPFVSGQLNNLELAVNLAKRGNLPGAENLVVQRFQELFAQTKYKEAAELAAESPQGILRTPDTVAKFQSVPVQAGQTPPLLQYFGTLLTRGKLNAFESLELSRLVVNQNKKNLLENWLAEDKLECSEELGDLVKTVDNDLALKIYIKARATPKVVAAFAERREFDKILIYSKQVGYTPDYLFLLQTILRSDPQGAVNFALMMSQMEGGCPVDYNTITDLFLQRNLIREATAFLLDVLKPNLPEHAYLQTKVLEINLVTFPNVADAILANGMFSHYDRPRIAQLCEKAGLYVRALQHYTELPDIKRVIVNTHAIEPQSLVEFFGTLSREWALECMKDLLLVNLRGNLQIIVQTAKEYSEQLGVEACIKIFEQFKSYEGLYFFLGSYLSSSEDPDIHFKYIEAAAKTGQIKEVERVTRESNFYDPEKTKNFLMEAKLPDARPLINVCDRFGFVPDLTHYLYTNNMLRYIEGYVQKVNPGNAPLVVGQLLDDECPEDFIKGLILSVRSLLPVEPLCEECEKRNRLRLLTQFLEHLVSEGSQDVHVHNALGKIIIDSNNNPEHFLTTNPYYDSRVVGKYCEKRDPTLAVVAYRRGQCDDELINVTNKNSLFKLQARYVVERMDSDLWEKGLSPDNEYRRQLIDQVVSTALPESKSPEQVSAAVKAFMTADLPHELIELLEKIVLQNSAFSGNFNLQNLLILTAIKADPSRVMDYINRLDNFDGPAVGEVAVEAQLYEEAFAIFKKFNLNVQAVNVLLDNIRSIERAVEFAFRVEEDAVWSQVAKAQLREGLVADAIESFIRADDATQFLDVIRAAEDANVYHDLVRYLLMVRQKAKEPKVDSELIYAYAKIDRLGDIEEFILMPNVANLQNVGDRLYDEALYEAAKIIFAFISNWAKLACTLVKLQQFQGAVDAARKANSSKTWKEVCFACVDAEEFRLAQICGLNIIIQVDDLEEVSDYYQNRGCFNELISLMESGLGLERAHMGIFTELGVLYARYRPEKLMEHIKLFSTRLNIPKLIRACDEQQHWMELTYLYIQYDEFDNAATTVMNHSPEAWDHMQFKDIVVKVANVELYYKAVHFYLQEHPDLINDLLNVLALRVDHTRVVDIMRKAGHLHLVKPYMVAVQSNNVSAVNEALNEIYVEEEDYDRLRESIDLHDNFDQIGLAQKVEKHELLEMRRIAAYIYKKAGRWKQSIALSKKDNLYKDAMETCSQSGDRELSEELLVYFIEQGKKECFASCLFVCYDLIRPDVALELAWMNNMIDFAFPYLLQFIREYTSKVDELVKGKLEALNEVKAKEKEEKDQVAQQNMYAQLLPLALPAPPMPGMGGGGGFAPPPPMGGMGMPPMPPFGMPPMGSY comes from the exons ATGGCTGCTGCAAATGCTCCTATCACCATGAAAGAAGTTCTGACG TTGCCTAGCATTGGAATTAATCCGCAATTCATCACGTTTACGCATGTGACGATGGAATCAGATAAGTATATATGTGTTAGGGAAACAGCTCCACAGAACAGTGTGGTCATCGTCGATATGAGCATGCCCATGCAGCCGTTGAGAAGGCCCATTACCGCAGACTCAGCTTTGATGAACCCCAATTCTAGGATTCTTGCGCTGAAAG ctcaactTCCTGGAACAACTCAAGATCACCTTCAAATATTCAATATTGAAATGAAAGCAAAGTTGAAATCTCATCAAATGCCTGAGCAG GTTGTCTTTTGGAAGTGGATTACTCCGAAGATGCTGGGCATGGTCACACAGACCTCAGTATTTCACTGGTCTATTGAAG GTGATTCTGAGCCTGTAAAGATGTTTGAGCGAACAGCTAATCTCGcaaataatcaaataatcaacTACCGCTGTGATCCCTCTGAGAAGTGGTTGGTTTTGATAGGAATTGCTCCTGGTGCAGCTGAG AGACCACAATTAGTCAAAGGAAATATGCAGCTTTTTTCTGTGGACCAGCAACGTAGTCAGGCTCTTGAAGCTCATGCTGCATCTTTTGCTTCATTTAAA GTCGCTGGGAATGAAAATCCTTCAACTCTTATTTGTTTTGCCTCAAAGACTACCAATGCTGGACAGATTACCTCCAAGTTACATGTCATTGAACTTGGTGCGCAGCCAG GAAAACCTGCATTTACCAAGAAACAGGCAGATCTATTCTTTCCCCCAGACTTTGCTGACGACTTTCCCGTGTCAATGCAG ATATCCCACAAGCACAGTTTGATATATGTCATCACAAAGCTTGGACTTTTATTTGTTTATGACCTGGAATCAGCTGCTGCAGTTTATAGAAATCGAATTAGTCCAGATCCCATATTTTTGACAGCAGAAGCATCGTCAATTGGTGGGTTTTATGCCATTAATAGGCGGGGCCAGGTGTTACTTGCCACTGTAAATGAAGCAACTATTGTGCCTTTTGTTAGTGGCCAG TTAAACAATCTGGAGCTTGCTGTCAACCTAGCCAAAAGGGGGAACCTTCCTGGTGCAGAAAACCTG GTTGTCCAACGATTCCAAGAATTGTTTGCCCAGACAAAGTATAAGGAGGCTGCAGAGCTTGCTGCGGAATCGCCCCAGGGAATCCTTCGTACTCCTGACACTGTGGCTAAGTTTCAG AGCGTTCCTGTGCAAGCTGGGCAGACACCACCATTATTGCAGTACTTTGGAACTCTTTTAACTAGAGGAAAGCTGAATGCTTTTGAGTCGTTGGAGTTGTCACGCCTTGTTGTAAACCAGAATAAAAAGAATCTTTTGGAGAACTGGTTAGCAGAGGACAAGCTTGAATGTAGCGAGGAACTTGGCGATCTTGTTAAG ACGGTTGATAATGACCTTGCGCTGAAAATATATATCAAAGCTAGGGCAACTCCAAAAGTTGTTGCAGCATTTGCTGAAAGGAGGGAGTTCGACAAAATTTTAATATACTCGAAGCAG GTTGGATATACACCTGATTATTTGTTCCTGCTGCAAACAATTTTGCGGTCAGATCCGCAG GGGGCTGTTAATTTTGCTTTGATGATGTCTCAAATGGAGGGAGGTTGCCCAGTTGACTACAACACAATTACAGATCTATTCCTTCAG AGAAACCTGATTCGGGAGGCTACTGCTTTTTTGTTGGATGTGCTGAAGCCAAATTTACCTGAACATGCATACCTTCAAACGAAG gttttggaaatcaatctgGTAACATTTCCAAATGTGGCAGATGCTATATTAGCCAATGGTATGTTTAGTCACTATGACCGTCCTCGAATTGCACAACTCTGCGAAAAAGCTGGTCTGTACGTGCGAGCTCTGCAG CATTATACTGAATTGCCTGATATTAAACGTGTCATTGTGAACACACATGCCATTGAGCCACAG TCTCTTGTTGAGTTCTTTGGAACCCTTTCCAGAGAGTGGGCTCTCGAGTGTATGAAAGACCTTCTACTGGTCAACCTTAGGGGCAATCTTCAGATAATTGTGCAG ACTGCCAAAGAATATTCTGAGCAGTTGGGTGTTGAGGCATGCATTAAAATTTTTGAGCAATTCAAGTCGTATGAAGGACTATACTTTTTCCTTGGGTCATATTTGAGCTCCAG TGAGGACCCTGATATCCACTTCAAGTACATTGAGGCTGCTGCCAAAACTGGACAAATCAAGGAGGTGGAACGTGTGACTCGTGAATCCAATTTTTATGACCCTGAAAAGACTAAGAACTTTCTAATGGAGGCCAAGCTTCCAGATGCACGCCCTCTGATCAATGTTTGTGACCGTTTTGGTTTTGTTCCGGACCTAACTCACTACCTATATACAAACAACATGCTTCGATATATTGAAGGTTATGTTCAAAAG GTCAATCCTGGAAATGCTCCTCTAGTTGTTGGGCAGCTGCTAGATGATGAGTGCCCTGAGGATTTTATTAAAGGTCTTATTCTTTCAGTTCGTTCTCTTCTTCCAGTGGAGCCCCTTTGCGAGGAATGTGAAAAGAG GAATCGTCTCCGTTTGCTCACCCAGTTCTTGGAGCATCTTGTGAGTGAGGGAAGCCAAGATGTACATGTCCACAATGCTTTGGGCAAAATTATCATAGACAGCAACAACAATCCAGAGCATTTTCTCACCACCAACCCATACTATGATTCACGTGTTGTGGGTAAATATTGTGAGAAGCGGGATCCTACCCTTGCAGTTGTTGCATACCGTAGAGGACAGTGTGATGATGAACTTATCAATGTCACGAATAAAAACTCCTTGTTCAAACTGCAAGCCAG GTATGTGGTGGAGAGGATGGATTCTGACCTCTGGGAGAAAGGTCTTAGTCCTGATAATGAGTATAGAAGGCAGCTAATTGATCAAGTTGTGTCGACTGCTTTGCCTGAAAGCAAGAGTCCAGAGCAAGTTTCAGCTGCAGTTAAAGCTTTTATGACTGCTGATCTTCCACATGAGCTGATTGAGCTTCTTGAAAAAATTGTGCTTCAAAATTCTGCTTTTAGTGGGAACTTCAATTTGCAAAATCTGCTGATCCTAACTGCCATCAAAGCTGATCCATCAAGAGTTATGGATTACATTAATAGGTTAGACAACTTTGATGGACCTGCAGTTGGGGAGGTGGCTGTGGAAGCACAATTGTATGAAGAAGCATTTGCCATTTTCAAAAAGTTCAATTTGAATGTTCAGGCTGTGAATGTCCTGTTGGATAATATTCGGAGCATTGAAAGAGCTGTTGAATTTGCATTCCGCGTTGAGGAAGATGCTGTCTGGAGTCAAGTTGCCAAGGCCCAACTCAGAGAGGGGCTTGTGGCTGATGCAATTGAGTCATTTATCCGTGCAGATGATGCCACCCAGTTCTTAGATGTCATTCGGGCTGCTGAGGATGCAAATGTGTATCATGACTTGGTGAGGTACCTTCTAATGGTTCGGCAGAAGGCCAAAGAACCGAAGGTGGACAGCGAACTCATTTATGCCTATGCTAAGATTGATAGGCTGGGTGATATTGAAGAGTTCATTCTCATGCCGAATGTTGCTAATCTCCAAAATGTTGGGGATCGCTTGTATGATGAAGCCCTATACGAGGCAGCAAAGATCATATTTGCATTTATATCTAACTGGGCTAAGCTGGCTTGTACGCTTGTAAAGCTACAACAGTTCCAAGGTGCCGTTGATGCAGCTAGGAAAGCAAATAGCTCAAAAACATGGAAGGAAGTTTGCTTTGCTTGTGTTGATGCTGAGGAATTTCGCTTGGCTCAGATATGTGGGCTCAACATCATCATACAG GTGGATGATTTGGAAGAAGTCAGTGACTATTACCAGAACAGGGGCTGCTTTAATGAGCTCATATCTCTTATGGAGAGTGGTCTAGGGTTGGAACGAGCACATATGGGGATTTTTACCGAGTTGGGGGTTCTATATGCAAGATACCGTCCTGAGAAGCTTATGGAGCACATTAAACTGTTCTCAACCCGCCTCAACATTCCCAAGCTCATACGTGCTTGTGATGAACAACAACACTGGATGGAGTTGACTTACCTGTACATCCAATATGATGAATTTGACAATGCTGCAACCACTGTCATGAACCATTCTCCTGAAGCATGGGACCACATGCAGTTCAAAGATATTGTGGTAAAAGTAGCAAATGTGGAACTGTACTACAAGGCTGTGCACTTCTACTTGCAAGAACATCCTGATCTTATTAATGATCTCCTTAACGTGCTCGCCCTTCGTGTGGACCATACTCGCGTCGTGGACATAATGCGAAAG GCTGGTCACCTACATCTTGTGAAGCCATACATGGTTGCTGTTCAGAGCAACAATGTCTCTGCAGTTAATGAAGCTTTGAATGAGATTTATGTAGAGGAGGAGGATTATGACAGGCTTCGTGAATCAATAGATTTGCATGATAATTTTGATCAAATAGGTCTTGCACAGAAG GTTGAGAAGCACGAGCTTCTTGAGATGAGGCGCATTGCTGCTTATATCTATAAGAAGGCTGGCAGATGGAAGCAATCCATTGCTTTGTCAAAGAAAGACAATCTGTATAAAGATGCGATGGAGACATGCTCGCAGTCTGGTGACCGTGAACTATCAGAAGAGTTGCTTGTTTATTTCATTGAGCAG GGAAAGAAAGAGTGTTTCGCATCATGCCtctttgtttgttatgatttgaTTCGGCCTGATGTTGCTCTTGAGCTTGCGTGGATGAACAATATGATTGACTTCGCCTTCCCATACCTCTTGCAG TTTATTCGTGAATACACAAGCAAGGTAGATGAACTTGTCAAGGGCAAACTTGAAGCTCTTAATGAGGTAAAAGCTAAGGAGAAAGAGGAGAAGGACCAAGTTGCACAGCAG AATATGTACGCTCAATTGCTGCCGCTGGCTTTGCCTGCGCCACCCATGCCAGGTATGGGCGGAGGTGGAGGTTTTGCTCCCCCACCACCAATGGGTGGGATGGGAATGCCTCCAATGCCACCATTCGGCATGCCACCGATGGGCTCCTACTAG